The Sediminispirochaeta smaragdinae DSM 11293 genome has a segment encoding these proteins:
- a CDS encoding UPF0164 family protein, translating to MMNIRNRPLFFLLILFVPAILFADLSEFYSGYSSFADSGFITDPNTGQSAFTTLLIPFGGLYEGMGTAFTAVASDVGFLEANPAGSSRIDVTQLSLMHNDWIADTNIESAAFTSRKDNFGFGFGGKFLYVPFTAYNDWGDRAGSGYYSETVLYANASYNAFRSYDFSGLSVGATLKGAYRNVPESIASGQSAFAGMIDLGALTRFNFLKPYPSRDKNFSLGLAVRNIGFASLDDNLPSNASLGFAYSPLRPLLVSFDYTVPFSLTLPAEQWEHPYFATGAKVAVTDNFAMQTGFTHRGSNPRFTLGGSVDLNDLTIIANYTLDLTTQLSSLDRFSLQATMALGDDGRQMTAQRIDEYYIAGLEAYAQGDFERAIQYWEAVLDLDPTYRPARENLDLAQRSLDLLLDMRRLNTVE from the coding sequence ATGATGAATATTCGGAATAGACCGTTATTTTTCCTCCTCATTCTGTTTGTACCGGCGATCCTTTTCGCCGATCTTTCGGAATTCTACAGCGGCTATTCCTCCTTTGCCGATTCGGGTTTCATCACCGATCCCAATACCGGCCAAAGTGCCTTCACCACCCTTCTTATCCCTTTCGGAGGACTCTATGAGGGGATGGGAACGGCCTTTACCGCCGTTGCCAGCGATGTCGGTTTCCTGGAGGCAAATCCTGCAGGCAGCAGCCGTATCGATGTTACACAGCTATCCCTTATGCACAACGACTGGATCGCGGATACCAATATCGAATCAGCCGCCTTTACCTCCAGAAAGGATAACTTCGGGTTCGGCTTCGGAGGGAAATTTCTCTACGTTCCCTTCACCGCCTACAACGACTGGGGAGACCGAGCCGGAAGCGGCTACTATTCGGAAACGGTACTCTACGCAAACGCTTCCTACAATGCCTTCCGCTCCTATGACTTCTCGGGTCTTTCTGTGGGAGCCACGCTCAAGGGAGCATACAGAAATGTACCGGAATCGATAGCCTCCGGCCAATCGGCCTTCGCGGGGATGATCGACCTTGGAGCCCTCACCAGATTTAACTTTTTGAAGCCGTATCCATCGCGGGACAAAAATTTCTCCCTCGGCCTTGCAGTACGAAACATCGGTTTTGCCAGCCTCGACGATAATCTTCCGTCTAACGCCAGCCTCGGCTTTGCCTATTCCCCCCTCAGGCCGCTTCTCGTAAGCTTTGATTACACCGTTCCTTTTTCTCTGACCCTTCCGGCCGAACAGTGGGAACATCCCTACTTTGCGACCGGAGCGAAAGTCGCTGTCACCGACAATTTTGCCATGCAAACAGGCTTTACTCACAGGGGTTCAAACCCGCGATTCACCCTCGGGGGATCGGTGGACCTGAATGATTTGACCATTATTGCAAACTACACCCTCGATCTTACCACCCAGCTCAGCTCTCTCGACCGTTTCAGTCTTCAGGCGACAATGGCATTAGGGGATGATGGGCGACAGATGACAGCCCAACGTATCGACGAGTACTACATCGCCGGTCTCGAAGCCTATGCCCAGGGCGATTTTGAGCGGGCAATCCAATATTGGGAAGCTGTTCTCGACCTCGATCCCACCTACAGACCCGCTCGTGAAAACCTTGATTTGGCACAAAGGAGCCTCGATCTGCTGCTCGATATGCGAAGGCTCAATACCGTAGAGTAA